One Nostoc sp. CENA543 genomic window, TTAACAATGACTACAGACAAATTCGATAACTTCCTTGAGTCCTTGTTGGGTTTTTAGGTTGGTGAAAATAAAGGGTTTATCACCACGCATTTTTTTCGCGTCTCGTTCCATGACGCTTAAGTCTGCGCCTACGTAGGGTGCGAGGTCGGTTTTGTTAATTACTAGTAAATCGGATTTTGTAATACCGGGGCCGCCTTTGCGGGGGATTTTATCACCGGCGGCGACATCAATCACGTAAATTGTGAGATCTACTAATTCAGGACTGAAGGTAGCGGCTAAATTATCACCACCGCTTTCTAAAAAGACTAAATCTAATTGCTTAAAACGCTGTTCTAGTTGTTCAATGGCTGCTAAATTCATAGAAGCATCTTCCCGAATGGCAGTGTGGGGACAACCTCCGGTTTCTACTCCCAAAATGCGATCGCTAGCTAAGGCTTGAGAACGTACCAAAAACTGAGCATCTTCTTGAGTATAAATATCATTTGTCACTACAGCAATTTGATAGCGATCGCGCAGTGCTTTACACATTGCATCCACTAAAGCTGTTTTCCCTGAACCAACTGGCCCTGCTACCCCTACTCGAAATGTATTCATAAGTCAATAAAAATCAATTATTAATTCATAATTATTCAGTCTGAATTTGTTCTATTTTCTGCCTAACTAAGCTATCCACTTCTGCAATTTCTGCTGGTGATTGAGGCATCGCAAATGTTTCAGTGGTTGCTCCTGCTGTGAAACGATCAACAAAAGCATAAAACGCCGCTTGATCGTTTGGATGAGCAACTACATAAGCCCTTAGTTCAGCTTTTGTCATTTTGTTAAAGTCAGTTTTCACTATATAAATCTCCAACGACCATTGCGATATATCTCTATTTGTATATTATCTCCTGCCAAAATAAAGACATTACCTGTTCGCTCATCTAGACGCACAATAAAAATAGGCTTAAAAGTATTTGTTAGAGATTGGCACAGTGTAACGCACATAATGCCTTGTTCAGAAGTTGGTAAAATTGTCCCACCTCAATCAAATAGTCTGGTATCAGATTAGCAGGTTTACACTTGACTAAAGTATGCTCAACTTCTAAACAGCCTTGTGTATTGTGTTTCATGCTGCATACTAGCTAAAGATAAACCCCAACTACAACAACTCAAATCATCATCTTCTAAATCCATTATTTCCATTGTGGCAACACTGACTAATGGTTGTAAATTGAGTAATATTTCTTGTCCGGCTGTTTGACCGAGGGGAATGATTTTAATTCCAGCCGTAATTAAATTAGTTGCCCAGCTATGCAGATATGCTAATAAAGCGGCTTGTGGATCAATTTGCCAATGGGTAGCCGCTAGAGCAAAAGCGATCGCATAATTACAAGGATTACCCACAGCATGAGCTAAATCAGATATTTGCGGTTGTAGTTTCACCAGTAATTGTAGAAGCGATCGCCCCATTTGCCAGCTAGAATTACGTAATTCCTGGGTTTCTCGCGCCGCCGATAACCATAAATTCCAATAGCGTAATTTCTCTAAATCCCCTTGATTTACAGCCTCATATATTCTCACAATCATTGCTGTTTCTAGACGAATCGCCCCATAACGCAGTTCGGCTTCTAACCAATGCTGTAGACTTTCTTGATCAGTAATTGTGCCATTTTCTACTAGAGTTTCTAATCCTTCGGAGTAGCTGTATGCTCCCACCGGCAAAGCAGAACTCGCTATTTGCAATAGGTGTAACAAATGACTATGAGTGAGAGTGATGGTGTCCATAAGCACCTAATTCTGGTTGAAATGGGACAATTTCTTCCGTAATTTCTAGCCCCATCTGTGCTAACAGGGTACGTAAAACGGGGTCTGGAGATAGGCGTAAATAGTTGGGGGTAATTTCTACAGGTACGTGACGATTCCCTAAATGGTAAGCTGCCCGCATTAATAAAAGTGGAGTAGCAGCGACGACCGTAAACACTGGTTCTGGTTTAGCGGCTATTCTCATCAGACTACCATTAGTTTCATCTTGCAAAATATCTCCATCCCACAACACCGTCCCTCTAGGTAAGCGCAGAAATACTACCTGACCATCTTCTGTTTCAAAACGGTGACGGCTGCGAGTGCGTTCTTCGGCGGTGAGTTGCAAGGTCAACGCGACCTTTATTTCTGGGTTTGGTGGTTTACGTTGCGTCAACGTCAGCATAATTCGTAATTCGTAATTCGTAATTACGATACAAGAAAATAGGGAGGAGAAACTATCAATTCCCACTCCCTAGTGTTCTACCATCCAAAAATTTAGGGACTTCCAACTAAAAAAATATACAATCGCTGTGGTGGGCAGGGGGCAGGGAGCAGGGGGAAAAATCAAAATCTTCTCTCAGAAATTGGATAATTTATTTTCTGGAAGTCCCTTAATTTTGAGCAAGTTTGAGAGCGCAATTAGAAACGTAGTCTCCCCCTGCTCCTCCGCTCCCTGCTCTCTACCTCTTTTAAGTCCATTCCAACCAACCTTGATAACCGGTGACAATGCGATTCCCATCTTTGAGGATGTGGACTTCGATTTGGTCACTAGCCCAAGTAATTTTGTCAGCAAAGGCAGGGTTGAGGACGTGAACTTTTTGATTACGGGAAGAAACGGGGGAATCTGGCGAATTAATGGCTAAATTTTGGACAAACGGCCCATCTATTAAAATATCTAGTTGTGCTAAGAGTTCTTGAGAACCTGGAGGCGCGGAGGGTGATTGTAGTTCCTTGAGAGTAAAGCCTGTAAAGGACATGACATTAAGACCCGCAGCTTTGAGTTTACGTGCTAACTCAGCCAAAGCGGATGCCTGCCAAAAGGGTTCTCCACCAGAGAATGTTACGCCTGTATTTTTGGGTTTGCTTAAAATTTGCTCGACTAAACTATCAACACTGACTAGTTGATTAATTTCAAATGTCCAGGAATCGGGATTAAAACAGCCGGGACATTCACGAGGACACCCTTGTACCCAAACAACTGCACGACAACCAGGGCCATTCACTTCTGATTCATCAATGTAGCCCATGATGTTGAGATAGCCGGAGGGAATTTCTGAATGAATGGATGGGTTGGTTAGCTTAGTTTCCATCTATGTTTATTCCTTTCAACAGTTAACTATGACAAAGCTATCGGGACGCAACGCACAGGAATTTTAGTTGTAGTCTGGATGGCATCAGCTAAAATACTGAGGACATCAGCACTAACACATGGGAGTTGGCGAAAATCACCACAGCCGGATTTAACTGCATTATTCCCCCTAGCATCCAACTGACGCACTAAAGCGCGGGGTCGAGATGGAACATTGAGATGAATTTCATCAGGACGAAGACGCTGTAACAGTTGGATGTAATCTTCTAGCATTTCTGTTGTCCAGGGAGACAAAACCATTGTTTGGATAGCGAGGGTTCCTGAATATTCCCGCCGCAATTTGACAATACCTGCCAAAATATCAGGTAGATTTATTGTCTCTACAGGTCGATTAATACGCTGCCATTGATGTGACGAAATTGCATCTAGTTTCACGGCGACGATATCAGCAAATCGCAAGGCTTGGCGTACCATGCGATCGCCTAAAAGTGTACTGTTAGTTAATACTATCGTGGGTAAGCGGGTTAACTGTTTGGCGATCGCTAAAATTTCCTCTAAATTTAAGGCTAAAGTTGGTTCGCCACTACCACTAATTGTCACTACATCGATTTGCTCATAGGATGCAAGCGATCGCAATTCCTCCGCGATGCTGCTTGTAGGAACAAAAATTTGGCGTTGCAGAGTCTGGACTTCCATCTGTCCTAATTGACAATAGATGCAATTAAATGAACAAGTTGATACTTCCCCAATAGGATCAATACCTAGCGACTGACCAAATCGCCAAGATTTGACAGGCCCGTAGACAAAGGAACGATGGGAATTTTGTGCAGACTCTATGGCGTTCATATTCGTCCTCTCGCTGGAGTGGCGATCGTCTAGCTTTTACCATCTAAAATCTATCGCGAGAAGATGAGGAACTTGTGAAGAATTGACACTCCCCTGTTTATAACATGGGAGATTCTTGAGTCAACCAACGTCAGGATTATAATCAAGACTGACGCAAAAATAACGTAACTCCGTCATTACGAGCGATAGCGTAGTAATCTCCCCTGATGCTGGGATTGCTTCCCTAAACTTCACTCCGGTCGCAATGACATTATTGACGTTGCGTAAGTCCTAATAATTTTCGGCTCTCCCCGCTCCCTTCCCTACCCCCTTGCCTAAATAGTAATGGGATATTTTTAGTTAGAAGTCTCCTGCTCACTATTTTCTCTTAAGATTTACCCATTTCCTTTTAATCACGAATAAGTGATTTTAGGGATGTGTTTGTAGCAAGCGCGAGTTATATTTAAGCATAAGTGATTAATTGTATAAGTAATTTATTGGCTTTCAGATTACGCAATCTCACTGTAAAGCATAGGTATTTAAGTTTTAAATATGATGGAAATTCAACTAAGATACTAAAAAACTTGTCCATAAATTATCATAATATGAAACTGATTAATGACACAATTAAGATTCTCTTAATTGACGATGAAGTAGCTACTTATAATTCCTTATTAAATATTTTTGCTTCTGAGAATTATCAAATTGAAAGATTATCCTTCCAGCAATTAGACAACAATTCTGTATTAGATTTTATTCCAGATTTAATTATTATAGATATTTCTATAGCTCGACTCCATTATAATTTAGTTAATAAAAAGTTAAAATTTAAAGATGAAAAATTAGATGTACCAGTTATCGTACTAGTCCTTATAGAAGAAATTAACCTAGATTTTGAGCAACTAAAAATAAACTTTGCTGACTACCTGATTAAACCATTCAGAACCCAGGAAGTTTTAATTAAAGTTAAAAATCAACTCAAAATTCAAAAACTAAGAAAAGAATTATTTGCCGAAAGAAAAAAGAGCCAAAATTTAGTTGCAGAGATAGCACGAAAAAATCAACAAATAGAATCTATATGTAATATTAGTTACCCGGAAAATGGGCATAAAAATCATGATAAGCTCAAAACTCCAACAGTTGATGCGATCAAATTATGTAGCTATAACACAGTATTAAGTAGACTCACAAAACATCAGTCTCTATCTCAAGGAAATTTATCTGCTGCTTTTGGCGAAGTCACAGAAGCAGGAGCGATCAATATTGGTGTCGAAAGAGCTAGTATTTGGGTAACAGAAACAACATATAATCAAATTCATTGCTTGGATTTATTTGAGAAAACAACCCACAAACACAGTTCAGGCTTAACATTATCGGCTGGTGAATATCCCGCATATTTTCAAGCTTTGCAGCAAAACGAAGTGATAGCGATCGCCGATTTAGTTTCCCAAGATCCACGCATACAGGAACTATCTTCAACTTACTTCATTCCCTGCAATATCACGTCCATCCTATATATTCCTATCCGTCTGGGAGAGAAAACAGTAGGGGTATTTTGTTTAGAATCAGTAGGTGTAGTTCATCATTGGACAGAAGAAGACCAAAACTTTGCCCGTGCTTTAAGTAATTTAGTTTCTCTAGCATTAGAAGCCAGAGAACGCCAACGAGCTGAAGCTGCACATCGCACTTCCGAGAAGAAGTTAGCCTCAGCCTTTCGCGCCTCACCAGACCCCATTGCCTTGTGTACTTTTCCTGAAGGACGCTACATAGAGGTGAATGATAGTTTTTGTCGATTCTTTGGTTATACTCGCGCCCAGATAATCGGTAACACTAATGCAGAGTTGAAAATCTGGATAAATCCCCAAGAATGTCATTTTCTTTCCCAAATCCTCAAACAAACAAAAACTTTACGCAACCATGAGGTTGATTTTCGCGCTTGTAGCGGTGAAATTAAGACGGTGCTGCTGAGTGCAGAAGTAATCGAAATCGATGGGCAGAAAATTGTCTTGGCTACTGCTAAAGATATTACGGAACGCAAGCAAGCGGAAAACGAAAGCCGCCTATTGTTGTTGACTACCCAAGCCATTACCCGTGCCATAGATGTCAGAAGTGCTTTGACGTTGGTTTTGCGGCTGATTTGTCAAACCATCGGTTGGGACTTTGGCGAAGCATGGATACCCAGTGATGACGGTAGTGTTTTAGAGCATAGTTTAGTTTGTCACTGTGAAGAAAGCCGCCTCGAAGAATTTTGCGATCGCAATCAAACTCTCACCTTTACAATGGGCATGGGACTACCGGGACGAGTCTGGGAAACAAAAAGACCAGAGTGGATTGAAGATGTTTCCCTGGTCAACCAGTCAAAATTTTTACGCTCTTTTCAGGCTGCTCAAGTCGGTTTCAAAGCTGGTTTTGCTGTGCCGATTCTGGCAGGACGGGAAGTAGTAGCTGTTTTAGTATTTTTTAAACGCACTGCTATGTCAGTAGATAAGCGATTACTGATGTTAGTGGGGACTGTAGCTACCCAACTAGGTAGTTTAATTCAACAGCAAATGATCGAAGCCGCCCACAGAAAAAGCGAAGAAAGATTACAACTAGCTTTATCAGCGAGTGAATTGGGATTGTGGGATTGGAATATCCAAACAGGTAAAATTTATTGTGATTGGAAATGGCGAGATGTACTAGGGTACACAGAATCCGAGATTGATCCAC contains:
- the ureG gene encoding urease accessory protein UreG, whose translation is MNTFRVGVAGPVGSGKTALVDAMCKALRDRYQIAVVTNDIYTQEDAQFLVRSQALASDRILGVETGGCPHTAIREDASMNLAAIEQLEQRFKQLDLVFLESGGDNLAATFSPELVDLTIYVIDVAAGDKIPRKGGPGITKSDLLVINKTDLAPYVGADLSVMERDAKKMRGDKPFIFTNLKTQQGLKEVIEFVCSHC
- a CDS encoding urease accessory protein UreF, with the protein product MDTITLTHSHLLHLLQIASSALPVGAYSYSEGLETLVENGTITDQESLQHWLEAELRYGAIRLETAMIVRIYEAVNQGDLEKLRYWNLWLSAARETQELRNSSWQMGRSLLQLLVKLQPQISDLAHAVGNPCNYAIAFALAATHWQIDPQAALLAYLHSWATNLITAGIKIIPLGQTAGQEILLNLQPLVSVATMEIMDLEDDDLSCCSWGLSLASMQHETQYTRLFRS
- the ureE gene encoding urease accessory protein UreE: MLTLTQRKPPNPEIKVALTLQLTAEERTRSRHRFETEDGQVVFLRLPRGTVLWDGDILQDETNGSLMRIAAKPEPVFTVVAATPLLLMRAAYHLGNRHVPVEITPNYLRLSPDPVLRTLLAQMGLEITEEIVPFQPELGAYGHHHSHS
- a CDS encoding 4Fe-4S single cluster domain-containing protein, with product METKLTNPSIHSEIPSGYLNIMGYIDESEVNGPGCRAVVWVQGCPRECPGCFNPDSWTFEINQLVSVDSLVEQILSKPKNTGVTFSGGEPFWQASALAELARKLKAAGLNVMSFTGFTLKELQSPSAPPGSQELLAQLDILIDGPFVQNLAINSPDSPVSSRNQKVHVLNPAFADKITWASDQIEVHILKDGNRIVTGYQGWLEWT
- a CDS encoding radical SAM protein translates to MNAIESAQNSHRSFVYGPVKSWRFGQSLGIDPIGEVSTCSFNCIYCQLGQMEVQTLQRQIFVPTSSIAEELRSLASYEQIDVVTISGSGEPTLALNLEEILAIAKQLTRLPTIVLTNSTLLGDRMVRQALRFADIVAVKLDAISSHQWQRINRPVETINLPDILAGIVKLRREYSGTLAIQTMVLSPWTTEMLEDYIQLLQRLRPDEIHLNVPSRPRALVRQLDARGNNAVKSGCGDFRQLPCVSADVLSILADAIQTTTKIPVRCVPIALS